In one window of Thermodesulfobacteriota bacterium DNA:
- the treY gene encoding malto-oligosyltrehalose synthase yields MRVPSSTYRLQFNASFRFKNASGIIDYLDSLGISDVYASPVFRARKGSLHGYDIVDHGSLNPEVGTIEELESLFGRLRGFGMGWVQDFVPNHMAYDGENRFLMDVLEKGRASKYSGFFDIEWDHPYEGIKEKVLAPFLGRIYGEALEGGEIRLDYSDDGLKVKYYETSFPLKIDSYQAFLSHLSRKLVTKLGKEHPDYVKLLGIRYVLKTLAAGGEAEIEDQALFVKRMLWELYAGNRDFRSQLDESLSAFNGSPGDPESYNLLDKLLSEQSFKLSFWKVAAEETNYRRFFNINGLITLRTDDEEVFEKTHALLLRLLHSGATGVRIDHIDGLKNPLEYLRKLRDRAGDAYIIVEKILGSGEALPEIWPVEGTTGYDFMSALNGVLCDTTHESRLTRIYSSFTGIKSRYNYLFHEKKKLITEMDMTSDVSNLAQLLKLTLSRDRHGSDITLPGLKRAIVEVMAAFPVYRTYICAESVTGTDLKYIREAVESAIAGNPALYNELSFIGKVLALDFREYQGEEEKGEWLKFVMRFQQFTGPLMAKGIEDTLFYVYNRLISLNEVGSSPGQFGMTLEEFHSRNRRAAEERPHSMNATSTHDTKRGEDARARINVLSELPGEWEAALRRWSAVNRKKKQRAGGLGVPDRNDEYFLYQTLLGSFPFEEGGLPEYRERIKAYMKKAVREAKIHTAWLRPDTEYEEGFMRFIDGILGSPDNGFLKEFLPLQRKAAWYGMINSLSQLVIKAASPGVPDLYQGTELWDLSLVDPDNRRPVDFGLRKALLDGIRNRAAEDRGALIKEMLASPEDGRVKLFATHAALNERRSHHGLFRDGSYEPIEAEGALRRHLAAFARVLGEEAAIVVAPRLMARVVPEREWPLGPDVWEGTFLRLPEGLRDASWQDAFTGRELALNGVQEAGAALQSFPIALLIKK; encoded by the coding sequence ATGCGGGTCCCCTCCTCCACATACAGGCTGCAGTTCAACGCTTCTTTCCGCTTCAAAAACGCCTCAGGCATCATCGATTACCTAGATAGCCTCGGCATATCGGACGTATACGCCTCGCCGGTCTTCAGGGCCCGGAAGGGGAGCCTGCACGGCTACGACATCGTGGATCACGGGAGCCTCAACCCCGAGGTCGGGACCATCGAGGAGCTTGAATCGCTTTTCGGCAGGCTCAGGGGTTTCGGCATGGGATGGGTCCAGGACTTCGTGCCCAACCACATGGCCTACGACGGCGAGAATCGGTTCCTCATGGACGTGCTCGAAAAGGGGCGGGCATCGAAGTACTCGGGCTTCTTCGATATCGAATGGGACCATCCGTACGAGGGTATAAAGGAAAAGGTGCTGGCCCCTTTCCTCGGCCGCATATACGGCGAGGCGCTCGAAGGTGGCGAGATACGGCTCGATTACTCGGACGACGGCCTGAAGGTGAAATACTATGAGACGAGCTTCCCCCTTAAGATCGACTCCTACCAGGCCTTTCTCTCGCACCTCTCCAGGAAGCTCGTAACGAAACTCGGCAAGGAACACCCCGACTACGTCAAGCTTCTCGGGATACGGTACGTCCTGAAGACCCTTGCCGCGGGCGGCGAGGCCGAGATCGAGGACCAGGCCCTTTTCGTAAAGAGGATGCTCTGGGAGCTATATGCCGGGAACCGGGATTTCAGGTCGCAGCTCGACGAGAGCCTCTCGGCCTTCAACGGCTCTCCGGGCGACCCGGAGAGCTACAACCTCCTCGACAAGCTCCTCTCCGAGCAGTCCTTCAAGCTCTCGTTCTGGAAGGTGGCTGCAGAGGAGACGAACTACCGGAGGTTCTTCAACATAAACGGCCTCATTACGCTCCGGACAGATGACGAAGAGGTCTTCGAGAAGACGCACGCCCTCCTTTTGCGGCTCCTCCACAGCGGGGCTACCGGCGTGAGGATAGACCACATAGACGGCCTGAAGAACCCTCTTGAGTACCTACGGAAGCTCAGGGACCGGGCCGGGGACGCCTACATCATAGTCGAGAAGATACTCGGGAGCGGCGAGGCCCTGCCTGAGATATGGCCGGTCGAGGGCACGACAGGCTATGATTTCATGTCGGCCCTTAACGGCGTCTTATGCGATACGACCCACGAATCGAGACTGACGCGCATATACTCGAGCTTCACCGGGATAAAATCCAGGTACAACTACCTCTTCCACGAGAAGAAAAAGCTCATCACAGAGATGGACATGACAAGCGACGTATCGAACCTCGCGCAGCTCCTGAAGCTTACCCTGAGCCGCGACAGGCACGGAAGCGACATCACTCTCCCCGGCCTCAAGAGGGCCATAGTCGAGGTAATGGCCGCGTTCCCGGTCTACAGGACATACATATGCGCGGAGTCGGTCACCGGGACGGATTTGAAATACATCAGGGAGGCCGTCGAGAGCGCCATCGCCGGGAACCCGGCCCTCTACAACGAGCTTTCCTTCATCGGGAAGGTCCTGGCCCTGGATTTCAGGGAATACCAGGGCGAGGAGGAAAAGGGCGAATGGCTCAAGTTCGTTATGCGGTTCCAGCAGTTCACCGGGCCGCTCATGGCCAAGGGCATCGAGGACACGCTCTTTTACGTCTACAACAGGCTCATCTCCCTCAACGAGGTAGGCTCATCTCCGGGACAATTCGGCATGACCCTTGAGGAATTCCATTCGAGGAACAGGAGGGCCGCCGAAGAACGCCCGCATTCGATGAACGCGACCTCCACCCATGACACGAAAAGGGGCGAGGACGCGCGGGCGCGCATAAACGTCCTCTCCGAGCTGCCAGGCGAATGGGAAGCGGCCCTCCGCAGGTGGAGCGCCGTGAACAGGAAAAAGAAGCAAAGGGCCGGGGGGCTCGGCGTGCCTGACAGGAACGACGAATACTTCCTATACCAGACCCTTTTGGGCAGCTTCCCGTTCGAGGAGGGGGGCCTCCCCGAATACCGCGAACGCATAAAGGCTTATATGAAAAAAGCCGTCCGCGAGGCCAAGATACACACCGCGTGGCTGCGGCCCGACACTGAGTACGAAGAGGGCTTCATGCGGTTCATAGACGGCATACTCGGCTCGCCTGACAACGGGTTCCTGAAGGAGTTCCTTCCTCTTCAGAGAAAGGCCGCATGGTACGGGATGATAAACTCGCTATCCCAGCTCGTCATCAAGGCCGCCTCGCCCGGGGTGCCGGACCTCTACCAGGGGACCGAGCTCTGGGACTTGAGCCTCGTGGACCCCGACAACCGCCGCCCGGTCGACTTCGGACTGAGAAAGGCCCTGCTTGACGGGATAAGAAACAGGGCCGCCGAGGACCGGGGTGCGCTTATAAAAGAGATGCTCGCCTCCCCCGAGGACGGCAGGGTCAAGCTATTCGCAACCCACGCGGCCCTTAATGAAAGAAGGTCGCATCACGGGCTTTTCAGGGACGGCTCGTACGAGCCGATCGAGGCTGAAGGGGCGCTAAGGAGGCATCTCGCCGCCTTTGCAAGGGTGCTCGGCGAAGAGGCGGCAATAGTCGTGGCCCCGCGCCTCATGGCCCGGGTCGTGCCCGAGCGGGAATGGCCATTAGGCCCGGACGTGTGGGAGGGCACCTTCCTGAGGCTGCCAGAGGGGCTCAGGGACGCCTCGTGGCAGGACGCGTTTACCGGGCGTGAATTGGCATTGAACGGGGTACAGGAGGCCGGGGCCGCGCTCCAATCCTTCCCGATCGCGCTCCTTATAAAAAAGTAG
- the treZ gene encoding malto-oligosyltrehalose trehalohydrolase gives MDIGANIEEAGCRFTVWAPEAPVLGLVIQATGEGPWRAVTMERDGSGYWSTLVTGAGAGTRYRFSLGGRERADPASHYQPLGVEGPSEVVGHASFRWKDGAWVCPEPAEMVIYEVHPGAFTREGDLDSIVPRLESIKELGVNALELMPVAQFPGERNWGYDGVFPFAVQNTYGGPEALKRLVNECHMLGIAVILDVVYNHFGPEGNYTAEFGPYFTDRYRTPWGKAVNFDGRGSDHVREFFIRNAIHWFENYHIDALRLDAIHAIIDMSANPFLRALSDRVAGYSSKKGRAFRLFAESDLNDTRVVSKGEYGLGLDALWSDDFHHSVHALITGERGGYYADFGEARHLAKAANEGFTYSGQYSEYRGRCFGRPSAGIPKDRFIVSVQNHDQVGNRMLGERLSRLVSFEGLKLAAGLLLLSPCIPLLFMGEEYGEDAPFLYFMDHKGEELVSAVREGRKKEFEAFEWGADPPDPAGIGTFLASKIDWEKRDTGRYRTLLGFYRTLIRLRREFPALAAGKGRVKATALEVGKAMLLVREADGEAVFAAFNFSPDEARMSRTLPEGKWARVLESSGKEWDGPGSFLPAVFESGAHDLDFVLHPTSFALYLKKGP, from the coding sequence ATGGACATAGGTGCGAACATTGAAGAAGCTGGATGCCGGTTCACGGTCTGGGCTCCAGAAGCCCCGGTACTGGGCCTCGTAATACAGGCCACGGGAGAGGGGCCCTGGCGCGCCGTCACGATGGAGAGGGACGGGTCCGGTTATTGGAGCACACTTGTCACGGGCGCCGGGGCCGGGACAAGGTATCGCTTCTCCCTCGGCGGCAGGGAACGGGCTGATCCCGCCTCCCATTACCAGCCGCTCGGGGTCGAGGGCCCCTCGGAAGTGGTCGGCCACGCGTCGTTCCGCTGGAAAGACGGCGCATGGGTTTGCCCGGAGCCGGCCGAGATGGTCATCTACGAGGTCCACCCCGGCGCTTTCACCCGCGAAGGGGACCTGGACTCCATTGTCCCGAGGCTCGAATCGATCAAGGAACTCGGAGTGAACGCGCTAGAGCTCATGCCTGTCGCCCAGTTCCCGGGCGAAAGGAACTGGGGATATGACGGCGTATTCCCTTTCGCGGTCCAGAACACCTACGGCGGCCCGGAGGCGCTCAAGCGCCTCGTTAACGAATGCCACATGCTTGGCATTGCAGTGATACTGGACGTTGTCTACAACCACTTCGGCCCCGAGGGGAACTACACAGCCGAATTCGGCCCTTACTTCACGGACAGGTACAGGACGCCCTGGGGAAAGGCCGTCAACTTCGACGGCAGGGGGAGCGACCACGTCCGGGAATTCTTCATAAGGAACGCCATCCACTGGTTCGAAAACTATCACATCGACGCGCTCCGGCTCGACGCGATACACGCCATAATAGACATGAGCGCGAACCCGTTCCTCCGGGCGCTCTCAGACAGGGTCGCCGGATATTCGTCAAAAAAGGGGCGCGCATTCCGCCTTTTCGCAGAGAGCGACCTGAACGACACCAGGGTGGTATCAAAAGGCGAGTACGGCCTGGGCCTTGACGCGCTCTGGTCCGACGACTTTCACCACTCCGTCCACGCGCTCATAACAGGCGAGCGGGGCGGCTATTATGCCGACTTCGGAGAGGCCAGGCACCTTGCGAAGGCGGCAAACGAGGGCTTCACCTACTCGGGACAGTATTCCGAGTACAGGGGCCGTTGCTTCGGCAGACCCTCGGCGGGCATACCGAAGGACCGCTTCATAGTCTCGGTCCAGAACCATGACCAGGTCGGAAACCGGATGCTCGGAGAAAGGCTCTCGAGGCTCGTCTCCTTCGAGGGGCTCAAGCTCGCCGCCGGCCTCCTCCTACTCTCGCCCTGCATACCGCTCCTCTTCATGGGGGAAGAATACGGCGAGGATGCGCCCTTCCTTTACTTCATGGACCACAAGGGCGAGGAGCTCGTCAGCGCCGTGAGGGAGGGGAGGAAAAAGGAGTTCGAGGCCTTCGAATGGGGCGCGGACCCGCCTGACCCGGCAGGCATCGGGACGTTCCTTGCATCCAAAATAGACTGGGAAAAGAGGGACACGGGACGCTACAGGACCCTTCTCGGATTCTACAGGACGCTCATAAGGCTCCGCCGCGAATTCCCCGCCCTGGCGGCCGGAAAGGGGCGCGTAAAAGCGACCGCGCTCGAGGTCGGGAAGGCGATGCTCCTTGTAAGAGAGGCGGACGGAGAGGCCGTATTCGCGGCCTTCAATTTCAGCCCGGACGAGGCAAGGATGAGCCGGACGCTTCCAGAAGGGAAATGGGCCAGGGTCCTTGAGTCATCCGGGAAGGAATGGGACGGGCCGGGCTCGTTCCTGCCTGCGGTTTTTGAATCCGGCGCTCATGACCTGGACTTCGTCCTGCACCCGACGAGCTTCGCCCTTTATCTTAAAAAGGGGCCCTGA
- a CDS encoding phosphoketolase family protein, producing MKGRAGKGAAGRKGADAKTSAPERYFRAANYIAAAQIYLKDNPLMEEPLKLEHIKERLLGHWGTAPGINLTCLHLNRLILKTSASVLLVTGPGHGAAANLANMYLEGALTPFYPELTLDREGLGKLIKWFSWPDKFPSHLNPALPGVIHEGGELGYALSTSYGTVLDNPGLITACLVGDGEAETGPTAGAWHMNKFINPSTDGAVLPILHLNGFKISSPTIFGTMTDKELTDLFTGYGHSVEIVSAGPRVHEEFDAALERAYAAIRKLQEDSKKGRRPERPSWPMIILKTPKGWTGPKKLDGKMVEGSFRSHQVPGKDLKKNPAHLKAVEEWLRSYRPWELFDKDGRPADDILSQCPEGDLRMSMNPHSFGGERRVPLRMPRLDEHWVKVEAKGVKEASAMEVLGRYFKELMVENRSERNFRIVCPDELESNRLEAVLDVTSRQYAWPVPPGSEKIGPEGMVLEVLSEHNCQGWLQGYLLTGRHGVFPCYEAFLQIVDGMANQYSKFLKSSLEVPWRKPISSLNFILTSEAWRQEHNGYSHQGPGFINNLLTKKGHIYRIFLPPDANTLLCTMYNCLKSTDQINLVIASKQPMVQWLTMTEAAENCRAGIGIWDWASTNGGEDPELVLAASGNNLTLEAMAAAQILREEAPDWRIRVVNVVDILVLGIPQKYPGGLDEARFQRIFPLGCPVLFNFHGYTAAIKQLVWERPGNDRFDINGYREEGTTTTPFDMHVRNRTSRYHLVLQAAEKIALVSPGRAGLAEKLIMKYTKKLLDHSSYIDRYGVDPPEILEWKWQARAGGR from the coding sequence ATGAAAGGGAGAGCTGGAAAAGGAGCGGCAGGGAGAAAGGGCGCTGATGCGAAGACGTCTGCCCCGGAGCGGTATTTCAGGGCTGCAAATTACATAGCGGCCGCCCAGATATACCTGAAGGACAACCCGCTCATGGAGGAGCCGCTCAAGCTTGAGCACATCAAGGAGCGGCTCCTGGGGCATTGGGGCACGGCGCCCGGAATCAACCTCACCTGCCTGCACCTCAACAGGCTTATACTCAAGACAAGCGCGAGCGTGCTCCTCGTGACCGGCCCGGGGCACGGCGCTGCCGCGAACCTCGCCAACATGTACCTCGAAGGGGCGCTTACGCCCTTCTACCCCGAGCTTACGCTCGATAGGGAAGGCCTCGGGAAGCTCATAAAATGGTTCTCCTGGCCCGACAAATTCCCGAGCCACCTGAACCCGGCCCTTCCGGGGGTCATACACGAGGGCGGGGAGCTCGGGTACGCCCTCTCAACGTCATACGGGACAGTCCTCGACAACCCCGGCCTCATAACAGCGTGCCTCGTGGGCGACGGGGAGGCGGAGACCGGCCCGACGGCCGGGGCATGGCACATGAACAAGTTCATAAACCCGTCTACCGACGGCGCGGTGCTGCCGATACTGCATCTGAACGGCTTCAAGATCTCCTCTCCTACCATATTCGGCACCATGACAGACAAGGAGCTTACGGACCTCTTCACCGGCTACGGGCATTCCGTGGAGATAGTCTCCGCGGGGCCCCGGGTGCACGAGGAATTTGACGCCGCACTCGAACGGGCGTACGCAGCCATACGGAAGCTCCAGGAAGACTCAAAGAAAGGCAGGAGGCCGGAGCGGCCTTCATGGCCTATGATAATACTTAAAACGCCAAAGGGCTGGACAGGCCCGAAGAAACTGGACGGCAAGATGGTAGAAGGCTCATTCAGGTCGCACCAGGTCCCGGGAAAGGACCTCAAGAAAAACCCCGCCCATCTCAAGGCGGTCGAGGAGTGGCTCCGCTCCTACAGGCCCTGGGAGCTCTTTGACAAGGACGGCAGGCCCGCCGATGACATACTTTCACAGTGCCCGGAGGGCGACCTCCGGATGTCCATGAACCCGCATAGCTTCGGCGGCGAAAGGAGGGTCCCCCTCAGGATGCCCCGTCTCGACGAGCACTGGGTCAAGGTGGAGGCAAAGGGCGTGAAGGAGGCGAGCGCCATGGAGGTCCTGGGCCGCTATTTCAAGGAGCTGATGGTCGAGAACCGCAGCGAGCGCAACTTCCGCATCGTCTGCCCTGACGAGCTCGAATCGAACAGGCTCGAGGCCGTTCTGGACGTGACCAGCAGGCAGTACGCCTGGCCGGTCCCCCCCGGCTCGGAGAAGATAGGCCCCGAGGGCATGGTGCTGGAGGTCTTGAGCGAGCACAACTGCCAGGGCTGGCTCCAGGGCTATCTCCTTACAGGCAGGCACGGGGTTTTCCCGTGCTACGAGGCCTTTCTCCAGATAGTCGACGGCATGGCGAACCAATATTCCAAGTTCCTCAAATCATCGCTTGAAGTGCCCTGGAGAAAACCCATATCGTCCCTTAACTTCATACTCACATCCGAGGCGTGGAGGCAGGAGCACAACGGCTATTCCCACCAGGGGCCGGGCTTCATAAATAACCTCCTCACCAAGAAAGGGCACATATACCGCATATTCCTGCCGCCCGACGCCAATACGCTCCTCTGCACCATGTACAACTGCTTGAAATCAACCGACCAGATAAACCTCGTCATAGCGAGCAAGCAGCCAATGGTGCAGTGGCTCACCATGACCGAGGCGGCCGAGAACTGCAGGGCCGGCATTGGCATCTGGGACTGGGCCTCCACAAACGGCGGCGAGGACCCGGAACTCGTGCTTGCCGCAAGCGGGAATAACCTCACCCTCGAGGCCATGGCCGCCGCTCAGATACTCCGCGAGGAGGCCCCGGACTGGCGCATAAGGGTCGTGAACGTCGTCGACATACTCGTCCTCGGGATACCACAGAAATACCCCGGCGGCCTCGACGAGGCGCGGTTCCAGAGGATATTCCCGCTCGGCTGCCCCGTCCTCTTCAACTTCCACGGGTATACGGCGGCCATAAAGCAGCTCGTATGGGAAAGACCCGGAAACGACAGGTTCGACATAAACGGCTACAGGGAGGAGGGCACCACCACGACCCCCTTTGACATGCACGTACGGAACCGGACGAGCCGCTATCACCTGGTACTCCAGGCCGCTGAAAAGATTGCGCTCGTGAGCCCCGGAAGGGCCGGGCTTGCCGAAAAGCTCATCATGAAATATACGAAAAAGCTCCTTGACCACAGCTCATACATAGACCGCTACGGAGTAGACCCGCCCGAGATACTGGAATGGAAATGGCAGGCCCGCGCGGGCGGGAGATAG
- a CDS encoding DUF3536 domain-containing protein has translation MEKYICIHGHFYQPPRENPWLERIELQDSAHPYHDWNQRITEECYEPNSAARILGPDFKIIEIINNYSKISFNFGPTLLYSMQNDSPDVYRNIIEADRMSVGNYGGRGSAMAQVYNHMIMPLATRTDKRTQAVWGIRDFVSRFGREPEGMWLPETAVDVETLEVLSELGMKFTILAPRQARRIRKNQKGARWKELSGEDVDTTAPYLCNLPSGRSIAVFFYNGQISRDVGFGNLLDNGENFAQRLEDAFPSDGREAALVHIATDGESYGHHHRHGDMALSYCLYHIETKGLARLTNYGEYLEKFPPENLVEIHENSSWSCVHGVERWRADCGCNTGGYPLWNQSWRGPLREAFDWLRDTLAPVYEREASALFADPWAARDEYIDVINDRSRENVEAFLKRHAARQLGKDEKVRTLKLLEMQRNSQLMYTSCGWFFDEVSGIEGVQVIMYASMAMQLADEAAGVSLESGFKARLERTPSNVFGNAGNAYDRFVKASRVDLLRVGAHHAISSLFEEYSKKTSIYAFEAENEFYEKIEAGKHKLAIGKTVIRSRVSWEEALLSSAVLHLGEMSVNCGIRFFRSDEEFMAAEQELRAAFDRGEIPEAIRLMDRHFGAANYSLWHLFRDEQRKIVNEILHMTSRDIEGFHRQIFESNYGTMDFLRKLGVPLPRPLGVSAEFILNHDLEEVLKEKELNLEKFRGIIKKSRHLAVQVDPEDIGYFASAWVTGRMEEVSGDSMRLDEIEKLRDALKLLRTTPVKLKLWKAQNLYFALGRKVLAEAREKAAEGDEAAGRWVEAFEDLGNYFHVSVS, from the coding sequence TTGGAAAAATACATCTGCATACACGGCCACTTCTACCAGCCCCCGAGGGAAAACCCCTGGCTCGAAAGAATTGAGCTCCAGGACTCGGCGCACCCATACCACGACTGGAACCAGAGGATTACCGAGGAATGCTACGAGCCCAATTCGGCAGCCCGCATACTCGGCCCGGACTTCAAGATCATCGAAATTATAAACAACTATTCGAAGATAAGCTTCAATTTCGGCCCCACCCTCCTCTACAGCATGCAGAACGACAGCCCCGATGTATACAGGAACATCATCGAGGCCGACCGGATGAGCGTGGGCAACTACGGGGGACGGGGCTCCGCCATGGCCCAGGTCTACAACCATATGATAATGCCGCTCGCTACGAGAACGGACAAGCGCACTCAGGCCGTCTGGGGCATAAGGGATTTCGTATCCCGGTTCGGGAGGGAACCGGAAGGCATGTGGCTTCCGGAGACAGCCGTTGACGTCGAAACGCTCGAGGTCCTCTCCGAGCTCGGGATGAAGTTCACGATACTCGCCCCGAGGCAGGCCCGGAGGATAAGGAAGAACCAGAAGGGCGCAAGGTGGAAGGAGCTATCGGGCGAGGACGTTGACACTACGGCGCCGTACCTCTGCAACCTGCCGTCGGGGAGGTCGATAGCCGTCTTCTTCTACAACGGGCAGATATCGCGGGACGTGGGGTTCGGGAACCTCCTCGACAACGGCGAGAACTTCGCGCAGAGGCTCGAGGACGCCTTCCCGTCGGACGGAAGGGAAGCGGCCCTCGTGCACATAGCCACCGACGGGGAATCGTACGGCCACCACCACAGGCACGGCGACATGGCGCTCTCCTACTGCCTCTACCACATAGAGACCAAGGGGCTTGCCAGGCTGACAAACTACGGCGAGTACCTTGAGAAGTTCCCGCCGGAAAACCTGGTCGAGATACACGAGAACTCGTCCTGGAGCTGCGTACACGGAGTGGAGCGCTGGAGGGCCGACTGCGGCTGCAATACGGGAGGATACCCCCTCTGGAACCAGTCATGGAGGGGGCCGCTCAGGGAGGCTTTCGACTGGCTGAGGGACACCCTCGCCCCGGTTTACGAAAGGGAGGCCTCGGCCCTTTTTGCCGACCCCTGGGCCGCCAGGGACGAGTACATAGACGTCATAAACGACAGGTCCAGGGAGAACGTGGAGGCCTTCCTGAAAAGGCACGCGGCGAGGCAGCTCGGGAAGGACGAAAAGGTGCGTACCCTCAAGCTCCTCGAGATGCAGAGGAACTCCCAGCTCATGTACACGAGCTGCGGCTGGTTCTTCGACGAGGTCTCCGGCATAGAAGGCGTCCAGGTGATCATGTACGCCTCAATGGCCATGCAGCTCGCGGATGAGGCCGCCGGGGTCTCTCTGGAATCCGGGTTCAAAGCGAGACTGGAGCGCACTCCCAGCAACGTCTTCGGCAACGCCGGGAACGCTTACGACAGGTTCGTGAAGGCCTCCCGTGTCGACCTCTTGAGGGTCGGGGCGCACCACGCGATATCGTCGCTCTTCGAGGAATACTCGAAGAAGACCTCCATATACGCCTTCGAGGCCGAAAACGAGTTCTACGAAAAGATAGAGGCCGGCAAGCACAAGCTCGCAATCGGGAAGACGGTCATAAGGTCGAGGGTCTCGTGGGAGGAGGCGCTGCTCTCCTCCGCGGTGCTCCACCTCGGCGAGATGAGCGTAAACTGCGGGATAAGGTTCTTCAGGAGCGATGAGGAGTTCATGGCCGCCGAGCAGGAGCTCAGGGCCGCCTTCGACCGGGGTGAAATACCGGAGGCCATAAGGCTGATGGACAGGCATTTCGGCGCGGCGAACTATTCCCTCTGGCACCTCTTCAGGGACGAGCAGAGGAAGATCGTGAACGAGATACTCCACATGACGAGCCGCGACATCGAGGGCTTCCACAGGCAGATATTCGAGAGCAATTACGGCACCATGGACTTCCTCAGGAAGCTCGGGGTGCCGCTCCCGAGGCCACTCGGGGTCTCGGCGGAATTCATCCTCAACCACGACCTCGAAGAGGTGCTGAAGGAGAAAGAGCTTAACCTTGAGAAGTTCCGCGGGATAATCAAGAAATCCAGGCACCTTGCCGTCCAGGTAGACCCCGAGGACATAGGCTACTTCGCGAGCGCGTGGGTGACCGGGCGCATGGAGGAGGTGAGCGGGGACTCGATGAGGCTCGATGAGATAGAGAAGCTGAGGGACGCCTTGAAGCTCCTCCGTACAACGCCCGTGAAGCTCAAGCTCTGGAAGGCGCAGAACCTTTACTTCGCGCTCGGGAGGAAGGTGCTGGCCGAAGCCCGCGAGAAGGCCGCCGAAGGGGACGAGGCCGCGGGGAGGTGGGTCGAGGCGTTCGAGGACCTCGGGAACTACTTCCACGTAAGCGTCTCATGA